The stretch of DNA TCCTTCATGTCGTGGGTGGTCAGCAGCACCGTGGTGCTGTGCTCCGCCCGCATCTCGGTCAGAAACGTCTGGACCTCTTTCTTCGACCGCGGGTCTAGGCCCGTCGTGGGCTCGTCTAGGAGCAGAACTTGCGGACGAGTGATGAATGCCCTCGCGATGGCCACCTTCTGCTGCTGGCCGCGCGAAAGGTGCATCACCGGCTTGTCCAGCCGGTCCATCTCGAAGCCGAGCCGCTTTAGCGCGTCCAGCGCACGGTTCTTCGACTCGATGATGTCCAGCCCGTACAGCCGTGCTCCGTGCAACAGGTTCTCGGCGGTGGAGAGCGATTTGAAGAAGCTCGCTTCCACCGACACGCGATTGATCATTCGGCGCACCTCGAGAGGCCGCCGCACGACGTCGACTCCGAACACTTCGAGCCGGCCCGCGTCAG from Fimbriimonadia bacterium encodes:
- a CDS encoding ABC transporter ATP-binding protein: MEGEGDEERLVDWRRFLPNVGQKRKIKKAVDDVSFEVRPGGIFGVLGPNGSGKSTLIRMLATLLLPDAGRLEVFGVDVVRRPLEVRRMINRVSVEASFFKSLSTAENLLHGARLYGLDIIESKNRALDALKRLGFEMDRLDKPVMHLSRGQQQKVAIARAFITRPQVLLLDEPTTGLDPRSKKEVQTFLTEMRAEHSTTVLLTTHDMKEAEDLCEQIAIMSRGKVVAIDTAEGLKARVRTDGTATMEDVFMDLTGKKFEEEEWNIKET